One window from the genome of Cryobacterium sp. GrIS_2_6 encodes:
- a CDS encoding cation-transporting P-type ATPase → MSLPQLHSADSADPAASIYRETADEVLSAFGSSRSGLTTGSADERRIRAGSNAIVALKKESTLRRYLRQFADWMIVLLLASAAITGFLGDLGTAGVLVALVGFNTLIGFVQENRAEKTMEALERLVDPTTQVYRDGVLTDIESRALVPGDVVRLTEGASVPADVRLVDTTAFSTNDFALTGESDPTRKYARPIPHEVPLADRHNLAFAGTSVATGEALGLVTATGMHTELGRIARLSQSAPQIRSPLQVETGKIAKYVSYGVAVVSLVVLVIAVQSELPLREAMLFAVGFACALIPQGLPAEVNTALAAAAGTLARQNALVKKLSSVETLGATHVICTDKTGTLTKNEMTVSELVVGGADYRVTGIGYAPVGVFEPESRSDTATARLRAFITVGVFANNARLVAPAGDDGWRILGDPTEGALLVAAGKAGIDLEAMRSRCPEIDELPFDSTRKLMTSIRRDPDGVLTAYSKGAPESLLARATLIDDGTAVRSLTDADRAALLARHTEKAGRALRNLVFATRVLTEADAASGDIHVIERDLTILGLVSMQDPIRAAVPAAMTTVLAAGVKVNIVTGDFSLTAEAIAHQAGLSGDDGLRIVTGAELAAMPDAEVLGHALGGGTVFSRVAPEDKVRIVDLVKASGHIVAVTGDGINDAPALRHANIGVAMGASGTDVAKQAAEIVLLDDSFATLVNAIGEGRTIYRNITKGVLSCLTSNIAEFVVNTASLALASLFGVPLALNVLQILAIDLLGEIFPIAALGKDPAEGETMKDPPRDSHARILNRRSIVDVFWCGALMGIFAITNYLLFYGRNGIDPFSQTVPALPLAQAMSITYVTIMVCQLVSIIQRRSVHGFFTRYQFSNPSFWYAVYLAIAIMLVIVYVPLVAGFFGTSGLGVLDWAFVVGAAVVFLGIREGAAALRRRRASAPVGRA, encoded by the coding sequence ATGAGCTTGCCGCAGCTCCACTCTGCCGATTCCGCTGACCCCGCCGCGTCGATCTATCGGGAAACGGCTGATGAGGTACTCAGTGCATTCGGGAGCTCCCGCTCCGGGCTGACGACCGGCTCGGCGGACGAGCGGCGGATCCGCGCGGGCAGCAACGCGATCGTCGCCCTCAAGAAGGAATCCACACTGAGGCGCTACCTGCGCCAATTCGCCGACTGGATGATCGTGTTGCTCCTCGCGAGCGCCGCCATCACGGGGTTCCTCGGCGACCTCGGCACCGCCGGCGTCCTCGTCGCACTCGTCGGATTCAACACCCTGATCGGTTTCGTGCAGGAGAACCGCGCGGAGAAGACCATGGAGGCGCTCGAAAGGCTCGTCGACCCGACCACCCAGGTCTATCGGGACGGCGTCCTGACCGATATCGAATCCCGGGCGCTCGTGCCAGGGGACGTGGTGCGACTCACCGAAGGCGCCTCCGTGCCCGCCGACGTTCGACTGGTCGACACCACCGCCTTCTCCACCAACGACTTCGCCCTGACCGGGGAGAGCGACCCGACCCGGAAGTACGCGCGGCCGATCCCCCACGAGGTGCCGCTCGCGGACCGGCACAACCTGGCGTTCGCGGGCACGAGCGTCGCCACCGGTGAGGCGCTCGGACTCGTCACCGCGACCGGGATGCACACCGAGCTCGGCCGAATCGCTCGGCTCAGCCAGTCGGCCCCGCAGATCCGCAGCCCACTGCAGGTGGAGACGGGCAAGATCGCGAAGTACGTCAGCTATGGCGTCGCCGTGGTGTCGCTCGTCGTGCTGGTCATCGCCGTGCAGTCCGAACTTCCGCTCCGAGAGGCGATGCTCTTCGCCGTCGGATTCGCCTGCGCCCTCATCCCGCAGGGGCTGCCCGCCGAGGTCAACACCGCGCTCGCCGCCGCGGCCGGCACCCTCGCCCGGCAGAACGCCCTGGTCAAGAAGCTCAGCTCAGTCGAGACGCTCGGGGCGACGCACGTGATCTGCACCGACAAGACCGGCACGCTCACCAAGAACGAGATGACGGTCAGCGAACTCGTCGTCGGCGGCGCCGACTACCGGGTCACCGGGATCGGCTACGCGCCCGTTGGCGTCTTCGAGCCGGAATCGCGGAGCGACACGGCAACGGCCCGGCTGCGCGCGTTCATCACCGTCGGGGTGTTCGCGAACAACGCCCGCCTGGTCGCCCCCGCCGGGGACGACGGCTGGCGGATCCTCGGCGACCCGACGGAAGGCGCCCTCCTGGTCGCGGCCGGCAAGGCCGGAATCGACCTCGAGGCAATGCGCTCCCGCTGCCCCGAGATCGACGAACTGCCGTTCGATTCCACCCGGAAACTGATGACCAGCATCCGCCGGGACCCGGACGGAGTGCTCACCGCATACTCGAAGGGCGCCCCGGAAAGCCTGCTCGCCCGGGCCACCCTGATCGACGACGGCACCGCAGTGCGTTCGCTCACGGACGCCGACCGGGCGGCCCTGCTCGCCCGGCACACCGAGAAGGCGGGCCGCGCACTCCGCAACCTCGTCTTCGCGACGCGGGTGCTCACCGAAGCGGATGCCGCCAGCGGGGACATCCATGTCATCGAACGCGACCTGACCATCCTGGGCCTCGTCTCGATGCAGGACCCGATCCGCGCTGCCGTTCCCGCCGCCATGACGACCGTGCTCGCAGCCGGGGTGAAGGTCAACATCGTGACGGGCGACTTCTCCCTCACGGCCGAGGCCATCGCACACCAGGCCGGGCTCTCTGGCGACGACGGGCTGCGCATCGTCACCGGCGCGGAGCTTGCGGCGATGCCCGACGCCGAGGTTCTCGGTCACGCACTCGGCGGCGGCACGGTGTTCAGCCGGGTCGCGCCGGAGGACAAGGTGCGTATCGTCGACCTCGTCAAGGCCTCCGGGCACATCGTCGCCGTCACCGGCGACGGCATCAACGATGCGCCCGCGCTGCGGCATGCGAACATCGGGGTCGCCATGGGCGCCTCCGGAACGGATGTCGCCAAGCAGGCCGCCGAGATCGTGCTGCTCGACGACAGCTTCGCGACGCTCGTCAACGCGATCGGCGAGGGCCGCACCATCTATCGCAACATCACCAAGGGTGTGCTCAGCTGCCTCACCTCGAACATCGCGGAATTCGTGGTCAACACCGCGAGCCTGGCCCTGGCTTCCCTGTTCGGCGTGCCTCTCGCCCTGAACGTGCTCCAAATCCTCGCGATCGATCTCCTCGGTGAGATCTTCCCGATCGCGGCCCTCGGCAAGGACCCGGCCGAAGGGGAGACGATGAAGGACCCGCCGAGGGATTCCCACGCCCGGATCCTGAACAGACGGTCGATCGTCGATGTGTTCTGGTGCGGTGCCCTGATGGGCATTTTCGCCATCACGAACTACCTGCTGTTCTACGGCCGGAACGGCATCGACCCGTTCAGCCAGACTGTACCTGCTCTGCCGCTCGCCCAGGCGATGTCGATCACCTACGTCACGATCATGGTCTGCCAGCTCGTCAGCATCATCCAGCGCCGCAGCGTGCACGGGTTCTTCACGAGATACCAGTTCAGCAACCCGTCTTTCTGGTACGCCGTCTACCTCGCTATCGCGATCATGCTCGTCATCGTCTACGTACCGCTGGTTGCGGGTTTCTTCGGCACGAGCGGGCTCGGCGTCCTGGACTGGGCCTTCGTCGTGGGTGCCGCGGTCGTGTTCCTCGGGATCCGGGAGGGTGCTGCGGCCCTTCGGCGGCGGCGCGCGAGCGCACCAGTCGGCCGAGCCTGA
- a CDS encoding PLDc N-terminal domain-containing protein, whose protein sequence is MTQARNKIAKRSARKRGWNDLSPREQTGVLVAGSVQLALAATAWAELAKRPAALVNGPKLLWAAIIGMNFIGPIAYFVCGRRKSPATGPVPAAVTEPATPLAPAEPDASPTPALTPSEAASVPPVVDEGEPGPVPGLA, encoded by the coding sequence ATGACACAGGCCAGGAACAAGATCGCGAAGAGATCGGCACGGAAGCGGGGCTGGAACGACCTCAGCCCTCGTGAACAGACCGGGGTCCTCGTCGCCGGATCGGTGCAGCTCGCGCTCGCCGCGACAGCGTGGGCGGAACTTGCGAAGCGGCCCGCCGCGCTCGTCAACGGTCCGAAGCTCCTGTGGGCCGCCATCATCGGAATGAACTTCATCGGGCCGATCGCCTACTTCGTGTGCGGCAGGCGGAAGTCGCCCGCGACAGGCCCGGTGCCGGCAGCGGTCACCGAGCCCGCGACGCCCTTGGCGCCCGCGGAGCCCGACGCGAGTCCAACGCCCGCACTGACACCGTCCGAGGCCGCCTCAGTGCCCCCGGTGGTCGACGAAGGCGAGCCGGGCCCCGTGCCGGGGCTTGCCTAG
- a CDS encoding DNA-3-methyladenine glycosylase 2 family protein, translated as MDTATGPDNAPGAADCSSRWRPAHPTNVALTLSRLRRGRTDPTFQVSQDGAVWRTTLTRSGPATLRLTQSGLTELRCEAWGEGAREAVEGAPELLGERDDPSGFEAQHPLVRDAHRRWPGLRIPRTGRVIESLIPAILEQKVISLQATVSFRTLVRAHGTPAPGPAPAGMRVPPSARAWQLIPSWEWHRAGVDPQRSRTVMVCLAVTRQLEAASDLSAAEASARLRAVPGIGEWTAAEVAQRAFGDADALSVGDYHLAGAIGHTLFDADFDDALMVSAMRIWQPHRYRVVRLLEASGSLGKPRHGARLAFVDHRGH; from the coding sequence GTGGATACAGCGACGGGACCTGACAACGCACCGGGGGCGGCGGACTGCTCGAGCCGGTGGCGGCCCGCCCATCCGACGAATGTCGCGCTCACTCTCTCCCGCTTGCGCCGGGGCCGGACGGACCCCACCTTCCAGGTGAGCCAGGACGGTGCCGTGTGGCGCACGACGCTCACCCGATCGGGACCCGCGACCCTGCGCCTGACCCAGTCCGGCCTGACCGAGCTTCGCTGCGAGGCGTGGGGCGAGGGCGCGAGGGAGGCTGTCGAGGGCGCACCGGAACTTCTCGGGGAGCGCGACGATCCCTCGGGGTTCGAGGCGCAGCATCCGCTCGTGCGGGACGCGCACCGGCGCTGGCCCGGCCTGCGGATCCCCCGCACCGGGCGGGTCATCGAATCGCTCATTCCCGCGATCCTCGAACAGAAGGTCATCAGCCTGCAGGCGACGGTCTCGTTCCGCACCCTCGTCCGCGCGCATGGGACACCTGCTCCCGGCCCGGCACCTGCCGGAATGCGCGTGCCGCCTTCGGCACGGGCCTGGCAGCTCATTCCCTCGTGGGAGTGGCATCGGGCCGGTGTCGACCCGCAGCGGTCCCGCACGGTGATGGTCTGCCTCGCCGTGACGCGGCAGCTGGAAGCGGCGAGCGACCTGTCGGCGGCCGAGGCGAGCGCGCGGCTGCGGGCGGTGCCGGGGATCGGCGAGTGGACGGCGGCGGAAGTCGCTCAGCGGGCGTTCGGCGACGCCGATGCGCTCTCGGTCGGGGACTACCACCTCGCCGGGGCGATCGGCCACACCCTGTTCGACGCGGACTTCGACGACGCGCTCATGGTCTCCGCGATGCGCATCTGGCAGCCGCATCGCTACCGGGTCGTCCGCCTGCTCGAGGCCTCCGGGAGCCTAGGCAAGCCCCGGCACGGGGCCCGGCTCGCCTTCGTCGACCACCGGGGGCACTGA
- a CDS encoding DUF1918 domain-containing protein, with the protein MHAIIGDRIIIRGRTVETPDKHGEIIEVRGPDGEPPYLVRFGEGHQSVVYPGADFVIERSDTD; encoded by the coding sequence ATGCACGCAATCATCGGCGACAGGATCATCATTCGCGGCCGCACGGTCGAGACACCGGACAAGCACGGGGAGATCATCGAGGTTCGCGGGCCAGACGGCGAACCGCCATACCTCGTCCGCTTCGGCGAGGGTCACCAGAGTGTGGTCTACCCGGGCGCGGACTTCGTCATCGAGCGCTCCGACACGGACTGA
- a CDS encoding MarR family transcriptional regulator, translated as MTDRAAAVSAWESLFRAQVAIMRSLASDFPSREISFNEYDVLFNLSREPDRRIRLRDLNQHVLLTQPSVSRLIDRLASRGYIRKLTDPNDGRGAIVELTDAGYALFRSVAVDHMGSISARFGDALSDEELEQLTALCDRLRIGPAGCPPPEDLPC; from the coding sequence GTGACGGATCGAGCGGCCGCAGTATCCGCCTGGGAGTCGCTCTTCCGCGCGCAGGTGGCGATCATGCGCAGCCTAGCGAGCGATTTCCCGTCCCGCGAGATCTCCTTCAACGAGTACGACGTCCTCTTCAACCTCTCCAGGGAGCCGGACCGGCGCATCCGCTTGCGTGACCTGAACCAGCACGTGCTGCTCACCCAGCCGAGCGTGAGTCGCCTGATCGATCGCCTGGCCTCGCGGGGGTATATCCGCAAACTCACCGACCCGAACGACGGGCGTGGCGCCATCGTCGAGCTGACGGACGCCGGGTACGCGTTGTTCCGCAGTGTCGCGGTCGACCACATGGGGTCGATCTCGGCCCGCTTCGGCGATGCTCTCTCCGACGAAGAGCTCGAGCAGCTCACCGCCCTGTGCGACCGGCTCCGGATCGGGCCGGCGGGTTGCCCGCCGCCGGAGGACCTGCCCTGTTGA
- a CDS encoding LysR substrate-binding domain-containing protein: MTGAWSFGPVGSTVGLAEFADHNWIVPGRERSCFDMVHRATDLAGFEPCTVAEATDYRVQLELVAAGVEVALIPELGATEVPAGVALVDFDVPV; this comes from the coding sequence ATGACCGGGGCGTGGAGCTTCGGACCCGTCGGTTCGACCGTGGGCCTGGCCGAGTTCGCGGACCACAACTGGATTGTGCCCGGCCGGGAGCGCTCCTGCTTCGACATGGTGCACCGCGCCACGGACCTCGCCGGCTTCGAGCCCTGCACGGTCGCGGAAGCCACGGACTACCGGGTCCAACTCGAGCTCGTCGCGGCCGGGGTCGAAGTTGCGCTGATTCCCGAACTCGGGGCGACCGAGGTTCCGGCCGGCGTCGCCCTCGTCGATTTCGACGTTCCCGTCTAA
- a CDS encoding EamA family transporter: MAGVYLGVLPSGVGFVLWGYAVARLPVVTSTSLLYLVPAVGVLISYPWLGEVPLPSELARGGVIVLGVVGISQGDRFVAWFRRRRGPGEARFAG; encoded by the coding sequence GTGGCCGGTGTCTACCTCGGCGTGTTGCCGTCCGGGGTCGGGTTCGTGCTCTGGGGGTATGCCGTCGCGCGGCTGCCGGTCGTGACATCCACCTCTTTGCTCTACCTGGTGCCGGCAGTCGGCGTGCTCATCTCCTATCCCTGGCTCGGCGAGGTGCCGCTACCCAGCGAGCTCGCGCGCGGTGGAGTGATCGTGCTCGGGGTCGTGGGCATCAGCCAGGGAGATCGGTTTGTAGCGTGGTTTCGGCGCAGGCGCGGACCCGGCGAAGCACGGTTCGCAGGGTGA
- a CDS encoding winged helix-turn-helix domain-containing protein encodes MSLAHIDTARSIQNARPALALAPAPAAPRIRAVPEGTEARGFVLYVGIDEAKAAAAGTSLHRIVEALKALTEELAPNAETHAAVALAPAGAGGRDVDVVRLALQDPDALARHRTVADPDRAAGGVVVDISRKRVVLDNETAALTYKEFELLQYLVLREGRTIERAELIEKLWDAADEDDAPNERTIDVHVRRLRAKLGRYEDIVRTVRGVGYRFDRHADVSIRQSTTPSPDIF; translated from the coding sequence ATGTCGCTCGCACACATTGACACCGCCCGCTCCATCCAGAACGCCCGCCCGGCACTCGCCTTGGCGCCTGCCCCCGCTGCCCCCCGCATCCGCGCCGTGCCGGAAGGCACAGAGGCCCGCGGCTTCGTCCTCTACGTCGGCATCGACGAGGCCAAGGCCGCCGCGGCCGGCACCTCGCTGCACCGCATCGTCGAGGCGCTCAAGGCCCTCACCGAGGAACTCGCCCCGAACGCGGAAACCCACGCCGCCGTGGCGCTCGCCCCGGCAGGGGCCGGCGGGCGCGACGTGGACGTCGTGCGCCTCGCCCTCCAGGACCCTGACGCCCTGGCTCGCCACCGCACGGTGGCCGACCCGGACCGCGCCGCCGGCGGCGTCGTCGTGGACATCTCCCGCAAGCGCGTCGTGCTCGACAACGAGACCGCTGCGCTGACCTACAAGGAATTCGAACTCCTGCAGTACCTCGTGCTGCGTGAGGGCCGCACCATCGAGCGTGCCGAACTCATCGAAAAGCTCTGGGATGCCGCGGATGAGGACGACGCGCCCAACGAGCGCACCATCGACGTGCACGTGCGCCGCCTGCGCGCCAAGCTCGGCCGCTACGAAGACATCGTGCGCACGGTGCGCGGCGTCGGCTACCGCTTCGACCGTCACGCGGATGTCTCCATCCGCCAGTCGACGACACCGAGCCCCGACATTTTCTAG
- the upp gene encoding uracil phosphoribosyltransferase encodes MRVHVADHPLITHKLTVLRDKRTSSPLFRSLVEELMTLLAYEGTRGVRVEDITVETPVGLANGVQISDPKPLVVPILRAGLGMLEGMVKLLPTAEVGFLGMARNEETLQPTTYAERLPDDLSDRQCFVLDPMLATGGSLIAAIKFLFDRGAVDVTAICILAAPEGLAAVEAAFPGREVSIILGAVDERLNELGYIIPGLGDAGDRLYGLV; translated from the coding sequence ATGCGAGTCCATGTAGCCGACCATCCGCTCATCACCCATAAACTGACGGTTCTGCGGGACAAACGCACCTCCTCACCGCTCTTCCGCTCCCTCGTGGAGGAGCTGATGACGCTCCTCGCCTATGAGGGGACCCGCGGGGTGCGGGTCGAAGACATTACCGTCGAAACCCCGGTCGGGCTGGCCAACGGGGTGCAGATCAGCGACCCGAAGCCACTCGTCGTGCCGATCCTGCGCGCCGGCCTCGGCATGCTCGAGGGCATGGTCAAGCTGCTGCCGACCGCAGAGGTCGGCTTCCTCGGGATGGCCCGCAACGAGGAGACCCTCCAGCCGACCACCTACGCCGAGCGCCTGCCCGACGACCTCTCCGACCGCCAGTGCTTCGTGCTCGACCCGATGCTCGCCACCGGCGGCTCGCTGATCGCGGCCATCAAGTTCCTCTTCGACCGCGGTGCCGTCGACGTGACGGCCATTTGCATCCTCGCGGCGCCAGAGGGTCTCGCTGCCGTCGAGGCGGCATTCCCCGGTCGTGAGGTGTCGATCATTCTCGGCGCCGTCGACGAACGCCTCAACGAGCTCGGCTACATCATTCCCGGACTCGGCGACGCCGGCGACCGTCTGTACGGACTCGTCTAG
- the tadA gene encoding tRNA adenosine(34) deaminase TadA has translation MGEQGREHREWMRLALREARAALGTGDVPVGAVVIDASGVVVGHGRNDREARQDPTGHAEIVAIRAAAAALGDWHLTGCTLVVTLEPCVMCAGAILAARIPVVVFGAWDEKAGAAGSVYDVLRDRRLNHRAEVYAEVDAEECGALLREFFSDPARRAIR, from the coding sequence ATGGGCGAGCAGGGTCGTGAGCACCGCGAATGGATGCGGCTTGCCCTCCGGGAGGCTCGCGCGGCCCTCGGGACGGGTGACGTCCCGGTCGGCGCGGTCGTGATCGATGCCTCCGGTGTCGTCGTCGGCCATGGCCGCAACGACAGGGAGGCACGGCAGGACCCGACCGGTCACGCCGAGATCGTCGCCATCCGGGCCGCGGCCGCCGCTCTCGGCGACTGGCACCTGACCGGCTGCACTCTGGTGGTCACGCTCGAGCCGTGCGTGATGTGCGCCGGCGCGATCCTGGCCGCGCGGATCCCGGTCGTCGTCTTCGGCGCCTGGGACGAGAAGGCGGGGGCCGCGGGCTCCGTGTACGACGTTCTGCGCGACCGCAGGCTCAACCATCGTGCCGAGGTCTACGCGGAGGTCGACGCCGAGGAGTGCGGCGCCCTCCTCCGGGAGTTCTTCAGCGATCCAGCCCGTCGAGCCATTCGCTGA
- a CDS encoding glutamine amidotransferase has translation MSDAPAVPATDAAPAALTRTALVLRHDATIHLGNLEPVLHEHGYTVTYVEILSDDLSTIDPTSADLVVVLGGEMGAYETDRFPALAQEITILQDRIASERPVFGVCLGAQLMANALGARVYPGPTNEIGFRTVEPTSLGAAGPLRHVAGVPVLQWHSDTFDLPEGVTRLAGSPQYANEAFSIGDWALAVQFHPEVTPAMHEVWLRASAAEVTAAGLDPEALRAERELYAGTMQDASRALFSEWLDGLDR, from the coding sequence ATGAGCGACGCGCCCGCCGTCCCGGCCACGGATGCCGCGCCGGCCGCTCTGACGCGGACGGCACTCGTGCTGCGCCACGACGCCACCATCCATCTCGGCAACCTCGAGCCCGTGCTCCACGAGCACGGCTACACCGTGACCTACGTCGAGATCCTCAGCGACGACCTCAGCACGATCGACCCCACCTCCGCCGACCTCGTCGTCGTGCTCGGCGGTGAGATGGGTGCGTATGAGACCGACCGGTTCCCCGCGCTTGCCCAGGAGATCACGATCCTGCAGGACCGGATCGCCTCCGAGCGCCCGGTGTTCGGCGTGTGCCTCGGCGCCCAGCTGATGGCCAACGCCCTCGGTGCCAGGGTCTACCCGGGGCCGACGAACGAGATCGGTTTCCGCACGGTCGAACCGACGAGTCTCGGCGCCGCGGGACCGCTCCGTCACGTGGCCGGCGTCCCAGTGCTGCAGTGGCACAGCGACACCTTCGACCTTCCGGAGGGCGTGACGCGCCTGGCCGGTTCGCCGCAGTACGCCAACGAGGCGTTCTCCATTGGAGACTGGGCGCTCGCCGTGCAGTTCCACCCCGAAGTGACACCGGCGATGCACGAGGTCTGGCTGCGCGCATCCGCTGCGGAGGTCACCGCGGCCGGCCTCGACCCTGAGGCGCTGCGCGCGGAGCGCGAGCTCTACGCCGGGACGATGCAGGATGCTTCCCGCGCGCTGTTCAGCGAATGGCTCGACGGGCTGGATCGCTGA
- a CDS encoding cation diffusion facilitator family transporter, translating to MSASSGNKAIIAALGANLGIAATKLIAWAFSGSSSMLAEGVHSLADSGNQLLLLLGARKSRKDADTEHPFGYGRERYVYAFVVSIILFSIGGVFSLYEGAQKLQDPHHLDVPWLPILVLLVAMGLESFSLRTAIKESNHTRGGETWVQFIRHAKAPELPVVLLEDVAALSGLVLAFLGVGLTIVTGDPIWDAIGTICIGILLVLVAIVLGIETKSLLVGEGARPADTATIQRAILNGPETQRIIHMKTLYLGPDELLVAAKLAFDAELRFSDVAASIDVIEERVRAAMPSARAIYLEPDVFHDPSQHGPLTDTIIIRGRE from the coding sequence ATGAGCGCATCCTCGGGGAACAAGGCCATCATCGCTGCACTCGGTGCGAACCTGGGCATCGCCGCGACAAAACTCATCGCCTGGGCGTTCTCCGGTTCGTCCTCGATGCTCGCGGAGGGCGTGCACTCCCTCGCCGACTCCGGCAACCAGCTCCTGTTGCTGCTCGGAGCCCGCAAGTCGCGGAAGGACGCCGACACGGAGCATCCGTTCGGCTACGGGCGCGAACGTTATGTCTACGCCTTCGTCGTCTCGATCATCCTGTTCTCCATCGGCGGCGTCTTCTCTCTCTATGAAGGGGCGCAGAAGCTGCAGGACCCGCACCACCTCGACGTACCGTGGCTGCCGATCCTCGTGCTGCTCGTGGCGATGGGCCTCGAATCGTTCTCCCTGCGCACCGCGATCAAGGAATCGAACCACACCAGGGGCGGGGAGACCTGGGTGCAGTTCATCCGGCACGCCAAGGCCCCCGAGCTGCCCGTGGTGCTGCTCGAAGACGTCGCGGCGCTCAGCGGCCTCGTGCTCGCGTTCCTCGGCGTCGGCCTCACCATCGTCACCGGCGACCCGATCTGGGACGCGATCGGGACCATCTGCATCGGTATCCTCCTCGTACTCGTCGCGATCGTGCTCGGCATCGAGACGAAGAGCCTCCTCGTCGGCGAGGGCGCCCGCCCGGCCGACACGGCGACGATCCAGCGCGCGATCCTGAACGGCCCGGAGACGCAGCGCATCATCCACATGAAGACGCTCTACCTCGGGCCGGACGAACTGCTCGTCGCCGCGAAGCTCGCGTTCGACGCCGAGCTGCGCTTCTCCGACGTCGCGGCGTCGATCGACGTTATCGAGGAACGCGTTCGGGCGGCGATGCCGAGCGCCCGCGCGATCTATCTCGAGCCCGACGTGTTCCACGACCCGAGCCAGCACGGCCCGCTCACCGACACCATCATCATCCGGGGCCGGGAATGA
- the proC gene encoding pyrroline-5-carboxylate reductase, producing the protein MTETAATAVPPTVLPTIAFLGAGSMARAVLTGLLTPAVTVEGGIRATNRTAEKAAELRDLPGVTAWATALDPDANRTAVTGARIVIIAVKPAMVPDLLREIASSLAPGTLVVSVAAGVTIATFEVLLPASVAVIRSMPNTPALVGKAVTGLSAGSRSTAADLDLARALFGTVGSVLVVPEDKLDALSTISGSGPAYVFYLIEEFTRTAIDKGFTPEEAAVLVNGTFLGASTLLAASLLSPGELRRQVTSPHGTTERAVWELEKGGLKELFDRATDAALARARELAAATD; encoded by the coding sequence ATGACCGAGACTGCCGCCACCGCGGTGCCCCCCACCGTCCTGCCCACCATCGCGTTCCTCGGAGCCGGATCGATGGCGCGTGCCGTCCTGACCGGGCTGCTGACCCCCGCCGTGACGGTCGAGGGTGGCATCCGGGCCACCAACCGCACCGCGGAGAAGGCAGCAGAGTTACGCGACCTGCCCGGGGTCACCGCCTGGGCGACCGCGCTCGATCCGGACGCCAATCGCACAGCGGTCACCGGGGCGCGCATCGTCATCATCGCCGTGAAGCCGGCGATGGTGCCAGACCTGCTCCGCGAGATCGCGTCGTCCCTCGCGCCGGGCACCCTCGTGGTGAGCGTCGCGGCCGGCGTGACGATCGCCACGTTCGAGGTGCTGTTGCCGGCATCCGTCGCCGTGATCCGATCGATGCCCAACACTCCTGCCCTCGTCGGCAAGGCCGTGACCGGTCTGAGCGCAGGCAGCCGCTCCACGGCGGCCGACCTCGACCTCGCCAGGGCCCTGTTCGGCACGGTCGGTTCGGTGCTCGTCGTCCCGGAGGACAAGCTCGACGCCCTGAGCACGATCAGCGGCTCCGGCCCGGCGTACGTGTTCTACCTGATCGAGGAATTCACCCGCACCGCCATCGACAAGGGCTTCACGCCGGAGGAGGCCGCCGTGCTCGTCAACGGCACCTTCCTCGGCGCGAGCACCCTCCTCGCAGCGAGCCTTTTGTCGCCCGGCGAGCTGCGCCGCCAGGTCACGAGCCCGCACGGCACCACCGAGCGCGCGGTCTGGGAGCTGGAGAAGGGCGGCCTCAAGGAGCTCTTCGACCGGGCGACGGATGCCGCACTCGCCCGGGCGCGCGAACTCGCCGCCGCCACCGACTAG
- a CDS encoding helix-turn-helix transcriptional regulator — translation MADIFGVVADSTRREILRILLERYNQSGAVGGELSVSDIVVQLGLSQPTVSKHLKVLREAGLVGVREAGQHRYYHLDYAPLEEIEDWLIPFLSVDFDAATEEEAEEAEGLKEEQRAFATAIGKVFADTSFQVAHAVKDVKPRKWRKNE, via the coding sequence ATGGCAGACATCTTCGGCGTGGTAGCGGACTCGACGCGACGCGAAATATTACGCATTCTCCTCGAGCGATACAACCAGTCCGGGGCGGTCGGCGGCGAGCTCAGCGTGTCTGACATCGTCGTGCAACTCGGCCTCAGCCAGCCGACCGTCTCCAAGCACCTCAAGGTGTTGCGCGAGGCGGGACTCGTCGGCGTACGTGAAGCAGGGCAGCACCGTTATTACCATCTCGACTATGCCCCCCTGGAGGAGATCGAAGACTGGCTGATCCCATTCCTGAGCGTCGATTTCGATGCCGCAACGGAGGAGGAAGCCGAAGAGGCCGAGGGCCTCAAGGAAGAGCAGCGAGCGTTCGCGACCGCGATCGGCAAGGTCTTCGCGGATACCTCATTCCAGGTCGCGCATGCGGTCAAAGACGTTAAACCGCGCAAATGGCGGAAGAACGAATAG
- a CDS encoding AURKAIP1/COX24 domain-containing protein codes for MGSVIKKRRKRMAKKKHRKLLRKTRHQRRNKK; via the coding sequence GTGGGTTCTGTAATTAAGAAGCGACGCAAGCGTATGGCGAAGAAGAAGCATCGCAAGCTGCTTCGTAAGACCCGCCATCAGCGTCGCAACAAGAAGTAG